A single window of Candidatus Thermoplasmatota archaeon DNA harbors:
- a CDS encoding ABC transporter ATP-binding protein, translated as MADVVVESRGLSKLYGGRRAVDALDLRVTRGEIFGLFGPNGAGKSTTLRLLTALTEPSEGTAVVCGLDVRQARDRVRSRVAILPENPTPDGHLKPDAYLGFCAALRGESAGRARAACRETLASLGVPPREKPLSHLSMGQRQKVEIARILLDPSPLLVLDEPFNALDLDTRRVVMARLREMVRDGRTIVYTSHHLLEAERFVDRFGFLRAGRLAAVGAAGDLKRKFLAARFRLEVTRPQDAVARLRSVAGVREARMDHHEIEVLVDERSRVGSIVRALVEAGHEVTAVVPQGSIEDLFDQLRQETTPAVAA; from the coding sequence GCGCGTGACCCGCGGTGAGATCTTCGGCCTCTTTGGGCCCAACGGCGCGGGCAAGAGCACGACGCTCCGGCTTCTCACGGCCCTCACGGAGCCTTCCGAGGGAACGGCCGTCGTCTGCGGACTTGACGTGCGGCAGGCGCGCGACCGCGTCCGCTCGCGCGTGGCGATCCTTCCCGAGAACCCCACGCCCGACGGCCATCTCAAGCCCGACGCATACCTCGGGTTCTGCGCGGCGCTGCGCGGCGAGTCGGCGGGCCGCGCGCGCGCCGCCTGCCGCGAGACGCTTGCGTCGCTGGGCGTTCCGCCGCGGGAGAAGCCGCTCTCGCACCTGTCGATGGGCCAGCGGCAGAAGGTCGAGATCGCGCGCATCTTGCTGGATCCCTCGCCGCTTCTTGTGCTTGACGAGCCGTTCAACGCGCTCGATCTCGACACGCGGCGGGTCGTCATGGCGCGGCTGCGGGAGATGGTCCGCGATGGCCGCACGATCGTGTACACCTCGCACCACCTTCTCGAGGCCGAGCGGTTCGTCGACCGGTTTGGCTTCCTGCGCGCCGGACGGCTCGCTGCCGTGGGCGCTGCCGGCGACCTCAAGCGGAAGTTCCTGGCCGCCCGGTTCCGCCTCGAGGTCACGCGACCGCAGGACGCCGTCGCGCGGCTGCGCTCGGTCGCGGGCGTGCGCGAGGCCCGCATGGACCACCATGAGATCGAGGTGCTCGTGGACGAGCGCTCGCGCGTGGGCTCGATCGTGCGCGCGCTCGTGGAGGCCGGCCACGAGGTGACCGCCGTCGTTCCCCAGGGCTCCATCGAGGACCTCTTCGACCAGCTGCGGCAGGAGACGACGCCGGCGGTGGCGGCATGA